The following DNA comes from Methanosarcina vacuolata Z-761.
ACAGATTTCCATGGGATTTCAGATTAATTGATAGGATGGGTGCTGATGAGAGTAGAGAAGTCGCAATCAGGTAGACCGTACGCTGGCAGATCAGCTGCTGAAAAACCTTCTTATGGCGGCAGGCGTCCGACAGGCAAACCGCAATCCGAGAGACAATCAGAAAGAGCTCCGCGCTCATCCCGAAAGTCCCAGGAAAGCTCACAGGACAGAGAGGAATATGCATGGGTTCTCGACTATCTTCCCTATGGGAAATCAGTTGACGGCACTGCCGCATACCAAAAAAAGCCTCTTGTTCAGGCTGTGGGAGATAAAAAATTTACTCTTATGGAGCTTGTTCCCAAAAACGGTGTGGTTCCTCAGATCCAGTCAAGAGTTTATATAGGATCGGGAGACAGGAATGAAATCGACCACGTAAAGCAGAGAATAGGCTATTTAGATCTTACGACAGGAGCGAATCTCGAACTGCCTTTTATCCTTGAGGCGTGTGTGAGGTATCAGGAGGTACGCTTTGTAAAGTTTTTCAACGAGGCTCACTCTATAACTACCCGCCTGCACATGCTTGATCTTCTTCCCGGAATAGGCAAAAAACTCATGTGGT
Coding sequences within:
- a CDS encoding DUF655 domain-containing protein — encoded protein: MRVEKSQSGRPYAGRSAAEKPSYGGRRPTGKPQSERQSERAPRSSRKSQESSQDREEYAWVLDYLPYGKSVDGTAAYQKKPLVQAVGDKKFTLMELVPKNGVVPQIQSRVYIGSGDRNEIDHVKQRIGYLDLTTGANLELPFILEACVRYQEVRFVKFFNEAHSITTRLHMLDLLPGIGKKLMWSIIDERKKGDFKSFQDIRERIPSLHDPAKVLAHRIEEELKDDFIKYRLFTAPPRRQ